From Haloarcula hispanica ATCC 33960, the proteins below share one genomic window:
- the pstC gene encoding phosphate ABC transporter permease subunit PstC, with amino-acid sequence MTEDIPTTEGEAVSNGDRADGSTLAVVTIATTLVATILVFLFRPALALPMLLAFVFVTAVGWVTYQAEVARLLTLVATILTVLTVAFITFFLFASALPAFLEHGTGLLLIPEQGGEARWFFWLETVLPSDSTFWNPLSGAYSLIPMIWATVVVTVIAGAVAGPLGLFGALFIAEVASDRLREIIKPGVEILAGIPSIVYGFIGFQVLNGFIQTNFLDDGASFLIAGIVVGVMALPTVVSVGEDALSSVPQSMGDGSVAMGATEWQTMKSISIPAAFSGISAAVILGLGRAIGETMAVAAIMASGTQFADPLFDIFDANATLTSLIATQYGSASESTVDVLFVAGVMLFVIVAGMSIVSQYIERRMQRKLKGQQ; translated from the coding sequence ATGACAGAGGACATACCTACGACGGAGGGCGAGGCGGTGTCGAACGGGGACAGAGCTGACGGGTCGACGCTCGCCGTCGTCACGATAGCGACGACGCTGGTGGCGACGATTCTCGTCTTCCTGTTTCGGCCCGCTCTTGCGTTGCCCATGCTACTGGCGTTCGTGTTCGTCACGGCGGTCGGCTGGGTCACCTATCAGGCCGAGGTTGCACGCCTGCTCACGCTGGTCGCGACGATCCTCACCGTGCTGACCGTCGCGTTCATCACGTTCTTCCTGTTCGCGAGCGCGCTGCCGGCGTTTCTCGAACACGGGACCGGACTGCTACTGATTCCGGAGCAGGGCGGGGAGGCCCGCTGGTTCTTCTGGCTCGAAACCGTCCTGCCGTCGGATTCGACGTTCTGGAACCCGCTCAGCGGGGCTTACTCGCTGATACCGATGATCTGGGCGACGGTGGTCGTCACCGTCATCGCAGGCGCGGTGGCGGGGCCGCTCGGCCTGTTCGGCGCGCTGTTTATCGCCGAGGTCGCCAGCGACCGCCTGCGGGAGATAATCAAGCCTGGCGTCGAGATCCTGGCCGGCATCCCCTCCATTGTCTACGGGTTCATCGGCTTCCAGGTGCTGAACGGCTTCATCCAGACGAACTTCCTCGACGACGGGGCGAGCTTCCTCATCGCTGGCATCGTCGTGGGCGTGATGGCGCTGCCGACGGTCGTCTCCGTCGGCGAGGACGCCCTCTCTAGCGTCCCACAGTCGATGGGCGACGGCTCCGTCGCCATGGGCGCGACCGAGTGGCAGACGATGAAGAGCATCTCTATCCCGGCGGCGTTCTCGGGCATCTCCGCGGCCGTCATCCTCGGCCTGGGCCGGGCCATCGGCGAGACGATGGCCGTCGCCGCGATCATGGCTTCGGGGACACAGTTCGCCGACCCACTGTTCGACATCTTCGACGCGAACGCGACGCTGACCAGCCTGATCGCGACCCAGTACGGGAGCGCCTCCGAGAGCACCGTCGACGTGCTGTTCGTCGCCGGCGTCATGCTGTTCGTCATCGTCGCCGGGATGAGCATCGTCTCGCAGTACATTGAGCGACGTATGCAGCGGAAACTGAAGGGGCAACAATGA
- a CDS encoding substrate-binding domain-containing protein, which produces MAHDPDGLSEFVSRRKFIATTGATSIAAIAGCSSGSGDSESDGGAGESADTEAVSTEMEATESTDEGGSSGGTSALESGGSSTVYPIANTAASYWNANRPASDTEYWPHGEYDIDTDQNLADYWAGLYGFEAGGEDGPPFQFTVGLSHSGTGVEKVMNGQNDIGNSSGNVEDELPDRDSYEQFVDHVVGVDGQPLVVSQEIADAGVEQVTGDQLKGLYKGEITNWSELGGPDREIQVLGRVKGSGTRTSFVSNVFGNPEEDTSVANRYGQNQRLAQAIAQADNAISYLALAFIDTDGLAPIALEWEGTTYSYQDDQNGLDSKAYPLSRDLHMYTWEGTSKKEAAVINMILSDFGQDTFVAPNNYFKLGSRRREEERAKLPDQV; this is translated from the coding sequence ATGGCGCACGATCCAGACGGGCTGTCAGAGTTCGTATCGCGGCGGAAATTCATCGCAACGACGGGTGCGACCAGCATTGCTGCAATCGCCGGCTGTTCCAGCGGCAGCGGCGACTCCGAGTCGGACGGGGGCGCCGGCGAGAGTGCGGACACCGAAGCGGTGTCGACGGAGATGGAAGCGACCGAAAGCACCGACGAGGGTGGTAGCTCCGGCGGTACCAGTGCACTCGAATCCGGCGGCTCCTCGACGGTGTACCCCATCGCGAACACGGCGGCCTCTTACTGGAACGCCAACCGGCCAGCCAGCGACACCGAGTACTGGCCCCACGGCGAGTACGACATCGACACGGACCAGAATCTCGCCGACTACTGGGCGGGGCTCTACGGGTTCGAGGCCGGCGGTGAGGACGGCCCGCCGTTCCAGTTCACGGTCGGTCTTTCCCACTCCGGGACCGGCGTCGAGAAGGTCATGAACGGCCAGAACGACATCGGCAACTCTTCCGGGAACGTCGAGGACGAACTCCCCGACCGTGACTCCTACGAACAGTTCGTCGACCACGTCGTCGGCGTGGACGGCCAGCCGCTGGTCGTCTCCCAGGAGATCGCCGACGCCGGTGTCGAACAGGTCACCGGTGATCAACTCAAGGGCCTCTACAAGGGCGAAATCACCAACTGGAGCGAACTCGGCGGCCCGGACCGCGAGATTCAGGTGCTCGGCCGCGTCAAGGGCTCCGGGACGCGAACGTCGTTCGTCTCCAATGTCTTCGGCAACCCCGAAGAAGACACCTCTGTTGCTAACCGCTACGGCCAGAACCAGCGCCTCGCACAGGCCATCGCACAGGCCGACAACGCTATCAGCTACCTCGCGCTGGCGTTCATCGACACCGACGGGCTGGCCCCCATCGCGCTGGAATGGGAAGGGACGACCTACAGCTACCAGGACGACCAGAACGGCCTGGACTCGAAGGCCTACCCCCTCTCGCGCGACCTCCACATGTACACATGGGAAGGCACCTCGAAGAAAGAGGCCGCGGTCATCAACATGATCCTATCTGACTTCGGTCAGGACACCTTCGTCGCGCCGAACAACTACTTCAAGCTCGGCTCGCGCCGCCGCGAGGAAGAGCGCGCCAAGCTCCCCGATCAGGTGTAA
- a CDS encoding phosphate uptake regulator PhoU, whose amino-acid sequence METRKVQVTGGSTYTVSLPKEWATENDVSAGSVVEFHAERDLLLLAPQRDNGRVEGTLDVEGLENRHELTRAVMTMYVSGFDIIQLEATRITAEQRRIIRDATQGLVGLEMIEETTDRVVLQDLLDSSELSVHNAITRMRLVSLTMLSDAVEALIEDDDDLAADVMQRDDDVDRLWYMVSRVFRTVLRNPTTADEIGFPRETVFDFQSSARQLERIADHATKIASLSQEIGEITGETAELLDQLEAEAIAVPETAMDALLTEDSDEAVELANEARSQIPDVDGTAREVDGQIREFDPQSAQVLGLIVDSLSRTADYGGNIAESALQKAAPRPQS is encoded by the coding sequence ATGGAGACACGCAAGGTCCAGGTGACAGGCGGGTCGACATACACCGTCTCCCTCCCCAAAGAGTGGGCGACAGAAAACGACGTGAGCGCGGGCAGCGTCGTCGAATTCCACGCCGAACGGGACCTGCTGTTGCTCGCTCCACAGCGGGACAACGGCCGCGTGGAGGGCACGCTTGACGTGGAGGGACTCGAAAACAGGCACGAACTCACGCGGGCGGTGATGACGATGTACGTCAGCGGCTTCGACATCATCCAGCTCGAAGCAACGCGGATAACGGCCGAACAGCGTCGGATCATCCGCGATGCGACCCAGGGACTGGTCGGTTTAGAGATGATCGAAGAGACGACTGACCGGGTTGTCCTGCAGGACCTGCTGGACTCCTCGGAGCTGTCGGTCCACAACGCGATCACACGAATGCGGCTGGTCTCGCTGACGATGCTCTCCGACGCTGTCGAGGCGCTCATCGAGGACGACGACGACCTCGCGGCGGACGTGATGCAACGCGACGACGACGTGGACCGCCTCTGGTACATGGTTTCGCGCGTGTTTCGCACCGTCCTCCGAAACCCAACGACAGCTGACGAGATCGGGTTCCCACGCGAGACCGTGTTCGATTTCCAGTCAAGCGCCCGTCAACTGGAGCGTATCGCCGACCACGCAACCAAGATCGCCAGCCTCTCCCAGGAAATCGGGGAAATAACTGGGGAAACCGCAGAACTGCTCGATCAGCTGGAAGCCGAGGCTATCGCCGTCCCCGAGACCGCGATGGACGCACTGTTGACCGAGGACTCCGACGAGGCCGTCGAACTGGCAAACGAGGCCCGGAGCCAGATCCCCGACGTCGACGGAACCGCTCGCGAAGTCGACGGGCAGATCCGCGAGTTCGACCCACAGAGCGCACAGGTACTGGGCCTCATCGTCGACTCCCTGTCCCGGACCGCCGACTACGGCGGCAACATCGCCGAGAGCGCGCTCCAGAAGGCCGCACCACGACCGCAGTCCTGA
- a CDS encoding DUF7260 family protein, protein MSDTETSQPQIEQALAVVQREIDCIEAELSAFRRFRTRLVSIEPTGQSAGTVDTSAGGMSVLSARQLKPDTSLRAVREAYRETVMAVPHFEAEYDDSLEANMSMEFGPELGTQIATGTRLPPQLYEALLTASEGARDERETLLPALERERESLQSVRATLDDCERRGAALGANARRTTDPARLDTIDDQLAEIEADCETAAAARQRQLHSRSAAAISGIDGTSLVRYLYGDCSATCPALADILACLDTIRRHRRHCLVSTR, encoded by the coding sequence GTGTCTGACACTGAGACGAGCCAGCCACAGATCGAGCAGGCGCTCGCCGTCGTTCAGCGGGAGATCGACTGTATCGAGGCTGAACTGTCGGCCTTCAGGCGCTTTCGGACCAGACTCGTGTCCATCGAACCGACGGGACAATCCGCAGGCACCGTCGACACCTCAGCCGGGGGGATGTCGGTGCTCAGTGCCCGGCAGCTGAAACCCGATACGAGTCTGCGTGCCGTCCGGGAAGCTTACCGAGAGACAGTCATGGCTGTACCGCACTTCGAGGCCGAGTACGACGATTCGCTGGAGGCGAATATGTCGATGGAGTTCGGGCCGGAACTCGGCACGCAGATCGCGACAGGAACACGCCTGCCCCCGCAATTGTACGAGGCGCTGCTGACCGCGAGCGAGGGGGCACGCGACGAACGCGAGACGTTGCTCCCGGCGCTCGAACGCGAACGGGAGTCGTTACAGTCGGTGCGGGCGACGCTCGACGACTGTGAACGCCGCGGGGCCGCACTCGGTGCGAACGCACGGCGAACGACCGACCCAGCCCGACTCGACACTATCGATGACCAGCTCGCCGAAATCGAAGCCGACTGCGAGACGGCGGCAGCGGCCCGCCAGCGACAGCTACACAGCCGGTCGGCCGCTGCTATCTCGGGCATCGACGGGACCAGTCTCGTCCGGTATCTCTACGGCGACTGTTCGGCGACGTGTCCGGCGCTCGCCGACATCCTCGCGTGCCTCGATACGATCAGGCGGCACCGCCGTCACTGTCTGGTTTCGACACGCTGA
- a CDS encoding rhodanese-like domain-containing protein, translated as MDGEIDTDELRSKLDEEAVRVVDIRSPGAFERGHIPGSENVPFPSLVDEVERFEGDDEVVTVCPKGKSSVQAARLIASYEGFDGDVVSFEPGLNGWDGPLERENAGGETMSDSATADGDTDEGPAAPF; from the coding sequence ATGGACGGCGAAATCGACACCGACGAGCTGCGGTCGAAACTCGACGAGGAGGCGGTCCGGGTAGTCGATATCCGCTCGCCCGGCGCGTTCGAGCGGGGCCATATTCCCGGAAGCGAGAACGTCCCGTTCCCGTCGCTCGTCGACGAGGTCGAACGGTTCGAAGGCGACGACGAAGTCGTGACAGTGTGTCCGAAAGGAAAGTCAAGCGTGCAGGCCGCCCGACTCATCGCATCGTACGAAGGGTTCGATGGCGACGTGGTAAGCTTCGAACCCGGGCTGAACGGTTGGGACGGACCGCTGGAGCGCGAGAACGCTGGCGGAGAGACAATGTCGGACAGTGCGACTGCCGACGGAGACACCGACGAAGGTCCTGCTGCACCGTTTTAG
- a CDS encoding NUDIX hydrolase, with protein MTREPAHEWPIVESEREYETGWYTGGYDRVRQPDGSEKDYYWAELPDAAVVVATTGDELVMVDQYRPTIREQCLELPAGIVEDDESYTAAGARELREETGFEAAGVSLIEEFSCSTGVLRHRRGIVFAEGLEPVDRDLDDNEFLSVTTVPIDEALQVARREPANDATIEGILLAQADGLL; from the coding sequence ATGACCCGCGAACCGGCCCACGAGTGGCCAATCGTTGAGAGCGAACGCGAGTACGAGACCGGCTGGTACACCGGCGGTTACGACCGGGTTCGCCAGCCCGACGGCTCCGAGAAGGACTACTACTGGGCCGAACTGCCGGATGCGGCCGTCGTGGTTGCCACGACTGGTGACGAACTCGTCATGGTCGACCAGTACCGCCCGACCATCCGCGAGCAGTGCCTCGAACTCCCGGCTGGCATCGTCGAGGACGACGAGTCCTACACGGCCGCCGGTGCGCGCGAACTCCGCGAGGAGACCGGCTTCGAGGCCGCCGGCGTTTCACTTATCGAAGAGTTCTCGTGTTCGACCGGCGTGCTCCGCCATCGCCGTGGCATCGTCTTCGCCGAGGGGCTCGAACCCGTCGACCGGGACCTCGACGACAACGAGTTCCTCTCGGTGACGACTGTGCCCATCGACGAAGCGTTGCAGGTCGCCCGGCGCGAACCGGCTAACGACGCGACCATCGAAGGTATCCTGCTGGCACAGGCCGATGGCTTGCTGTAG
- a CDS encoding DUF5809 family protein codes for METAGQFAPASAAEARERYEAFGPTAQVVVKEVAKAMGLDAEAYEERVTSEVVETARDVLFAESLAVQVGSMTEFEEWRADTDCEVTLVGAENVDNVVWHAAPFTEQAVAATFQDERRAAVGTLRRQAFGRIYREVV; via the coding sequence ATGGAAACTGCAGGGCAGTTCGCGCCGGCATCGGCAGCCGAGGCCCGCGAGCGCTACGAAGCGTTCGGGCCGACGGCGCAGGTCGTCGTCAAGGAAGTCGCGAAGGCGATGGGCCTCGACGCGGAGGCCTACGAAGAACGTGTCACCAGCGAGGTCGTCGAGACCGCCCGCGACGTGCTGTTCGCGGAATCGCTCGCTGTCCAGGTCGGTTCGATGACGGAGTTCGAGGAGTGGCGCGCGGACACCGATTGCGAGGTGACGCTGGTCGGCGCGGAGAACGTCGACAACGTCGTCTGGCACGCCGCACCGTTCACAGAGCAGGCCGTCGCGGCGACGTTTCAGGACGAACGCCGGGCCGCCGTCGGGACGCTCCGTCGCCAGGCTTTCGGCCGCATCTACCGCGAGGTCGTCTGA
- a CDS encoding DUF5810 domain-containing protein, protein MGYACPVCDDPQADDVHLANHLAFTAMTGGDDHEAWLDERVPDWGQLGEDELSTEVVEYAEETEFPQVFEDTVDRSGDGHSHDHDHGHGDLPQGADRHRGSNALSDHDSEVLAEARDLTREMLRDSDDGGTADDGSDADAADATASGDETE, encoded by the coding sequence ATGGGATACGCCTGTCCAGTGTGTGACGACCCGCAGGCCGACGACGTGCATCTGGCGAACCACCTCGCGTTCACGGCGATGACCGGCGGCGACGACCACGAGGCGTGGCTCGACGAGCGCGTCCCTGACTGGGGCCAACTCGGCGAAGACGAACTGTCCACCGAGGTCGTCGAGTACGCCGAGGAGACCGAGTTCCCGCAGGTATTCGAGGACACCGTCGACCGCAGCGGCGACGGGCACAGCCACGACCACGATCACGGCCACGGTGACCTCCCCCAGGGCGCGGACCGCCACCGGGGGTCGAACGCGCTGAGCGACCACGACAGCGAAGTGCTGGCCGAGGCCCGGGATCTGACGCGGGAGATGTTGCGCGACAGCGACGACGGCGGTACGGCGGACGACGGTTCGGACGCCGATGCTGCGGATGCGACCGCGTCCGGAGACGAAACCGAATAG
- the rimI gene encoding ribosomal protein S18-alanine N-acetyltransferase, with amino-acid sequence MTTVAPDGPETPDTPAVRRAVRADLIEIHRIEQASFPQPWPFSALESYLGEAGFLVAETGNDDGDPPAVAGYVIADTVPNHGTPLGHVKDIAVRPAYRRQGVASALLRRAMEVIGETGAGSIKLEVRADNEGARRLYRRFGFEHRKTIPNYYSNGEDALVMVRLL; translated from the coding sequence GTGACAACGGTCGCTCCTGACGGGCCGGAGACGCCGGATACGCCAGCGGTTCGGCGCGCCGTCCGCGCGGATCTCATCGAGATCCACCGTATCGAGCAGGCGTCATTTCCACAGCCATGGCCGTTTTCTGCACTGGAGAGCTATCTCGGCGAAGCGGGGTTTCTCGTCGCCGAAACCGGCAACGACGACGGCGACCCGCCCGCTGTCGCAGGCTATGTCATCGCGGATACGGTGCCGAACCACGGTACCCCGCTTGGTCATGTCAAAGACATCGCGGTTCGGCCGGCGTACCGGCGACAGGGCGTTGCGAGCGCACTGTTGCGGCGTGCGATGGAGGTCATCGGCGAGACGGGTGCCGGTTCAATAAAACTGGAGGTTCGAGCCGACAACGAGGGAGCGCGACGGCTCTACCGGCGCTTCGGGTTCGAACACCGGAAGACTATCCCGAACTACTACAGCAACGGCGAGGACGCGCTCGTGATGGTCCGTCTGCTGTAG
- a CDS encoding aconitate hydratase: MGQTLTEKILDDHLVEGELTPGEEIGIEIDQVLTQDTTGTLVWLQFEALGLEEVQTELAAQYCDHQTYQFDFKNTDDHRFLRSAAGTFGAHFSRPGNGICHNVHKENFAAPGKTMLGSDSHTPTPGGLGELAIGSGGLDVAVAMGGGAYYIEMPEVVNVRLEGELPEWATAKDVILELLRRLSVKGGVGKVLEYTGPGVETLTVPERTTITNMGTELGATSSIFPTDDQTKDYLERLGREDVFEDIGPDEDAEYADEIVVDLSDLEPLIAEPSMPDNVVPVSEVEGVDVEQVMIGSCTNGAYEDILPAAKMLEGRNIDKKTEMIVAPGSKQASEMLAREGWTAEMMAAGVNFSEATCGACIGIGHVPASDSVSLRTFNRNFEGRSGIEDDNVYLCSPEVATAAAIKGEIVDPRDLADELGDLEAPGLEMPDQYIGNSESDLIAPDQAVDDELIKGPNIGDVPLKDPLETEVGGEALLKMEDNITTDHIIPATQDILMYRSNVPKLSEFTLSRVDDTFAERALEADGGVLVAGENYGQGSSREHAALCPMYLGIETVLAQSFARIHKANLFNFGIVPLTIDEETYEKIEEGDDIEVVDDAAEAVRSGQEEFTIRVNDDWEATGQLDASEREREILAAGGKLSHTKQQHDEGGAAPADD, encoded by the coding sequence ATGGGACAGACGCTTACGGAAAAAATTCTCGACGACCATCTCGTCGAAGGGGAGCTAACACCCGGAGAAGAGATCGGTATCGAGATCGATCAGGTGCTGACACAGGACACGACCGGGACGCTCGTCTGGCTGCAGTTCGAAGCGCTGGGCCTCGAAGAGGTCCAGACGGAACTGGCCGCCCAGTACTGTGACCACCAGACCTACCAGTTCGACTTCAAGAACACCGACGACCACCGCTTCCTCCGCTCTGCGGCAGGCACGTTCGGGGCCCACTTCTCGCGCCCCGGCAACGGTATCTGCCACAACGTCCACAAGGAGAACTTCGCCGCACCCGGCAAGACGATGCTCGGGTCCGACTCCCACACGCCGACCCCCGGCGGTCTCGGCGAACTCGCCATCGGATCCGGTGGGCTCGACGTCGCCGTCGCGATGGGTGGCGGCGCGTACTACATCGAGATGCCGGAAGTCGTCAACGTCCGCCTCGAAGGCGAGCTGCCCGAATGGGCCACCGCCAAGGACGTCATCTTGGAGCTGCTCCGCCGACTGTCGGTCAAGGGCGGCGTCGGCAAGGTGCTCGAATACACCGGCCCCGGCGTCGAGACGCTGACCGTCCCCGAGCGGACCACCATCACCAACATGGGGACCGAACTCGGTGCGACGTCCTCGATCTTCCCGACGGACGACCAGACCAAGGACTACCTCGAACGCCTCGGCCGTGAGGACGTCTTCGAGGACATCGGCCCCGACGAGGACGCCGAGTACGCCGACGAGATCGTCGTCGACCTCTCGGACCTCGAACCGCTCATCGCCGAGCCGTCCATGCCCGACAACGTCGTGCCCGTCTCCGAGGTCGAGGGCGTCGACGTCGAGCAGGTCATGATCGGCTCCTGTACGAACGGCGCTTACGAGGACATCCTCCCGGCCGCGAAGATGCTGGAAGGGCGCAACATCGACAAGAAGACCGAGATGATCGTCGCCCCCGGCTCCAAGCAGGCCTCCGAGATGCTGGCCCGCGAGGGCTGGACCGCGGAGATGATGGCCGCTGGCGTCAACTTCTCCGAGGCGACGTGTGGTGCCTGTATCGGCATCGGTCACGTCCCGGCCTCCGACTCCGTCTCCCTGCGGACCTTCAACCGCAACTTCGAGGGTCGCTCCGGTATCGAGGACGACAACGTCTACCTCTGCTCGCCGGAGGTCGCCACCGCGGCGGCCATCAAGGGCGAAATCGTCGACCCGCGGGACCTCGCCGACGAACTCGGCGACCTCGAGGCCCCCGGTCTGGAGATGCCCGACCAGTACATCGGCAACTCCGAATCAGATCTCATCGCGCCCGACCAAGCCGTCGACGACGAACTCATCAAGGGCCCGAACATCGGCGACGTGCCGCTGAAGGACCCGCTGGAGACCGAAGTCGGCGGTGAAGCCCTCCTCAAGATGGAGGACAACATCACGACGGATCACATCATCCCGGCCACGCAGGACATCCTGATGTACCGGTCGAACGTCCCGAAGCTCTCCGAGTTCACGCTCTCGCGCGTCGACGACACGTTCGCGGAGCGCGCACTCGAAGCCGACGGCGGCGTGCTCGTCGCCGGCGAGAACTACGGCCAGGGCTCCTCGCGCGAACACGCGGCCCTGTGCCCGATGTACCTGGGTATCGAGACCGTCCTCGCACAGAGCTTCGCCCGCATCCACAAGGCGAACCTGTTCAACTTCGGTATCGTCCCGCTCACCATCGACGAGGAGACCTACGAGAAGATCGAGGAAGGCGACGACATCGAGGTCGTCGACGACGCTGCCGAAGCCGTCCGCTCCGGTCAGGAGGAGTTCACCATCCGCGTGAACGACGACTGGGAAGCGACCGGCCAGCTCGATGCCTCCGAGCGCGAACGCGAGATCCTCGCCGCCGGTGGCAAGCTCTCGCACACGAAACAGCAGCACGACGAAGGCGGCGCTGCACCTGCAGACGACTAG
- a CDS encoding deoxyuridine 5'-triphosphate nucleotidohydrolase, whose product MFKSGRFVADSLGDLRESQVQPNGVDLTLGAIYEQSEPGRIERGGKTVGDRRELEPSDGIYQLDRGGYIVEYADRVVIPDGHIGFLLPRSSLLRNSCMLDTAVWDAGYEGRGEGLLEVHHPIELEQGARIAQLVLADAAHEGTYEGSYQGENL is encoded by the coding sequence ATGTTCAAAAGCGGGCGGTTCGTCGCCGATTCCCTCGGCGACCTGAGAGAATCACAGGTACAACCGAACGGCGTCGACCTCACGCTCGGTGCGATCTACGAGCAGAGCGAGCCGGGACGCATCGAACGCGGCGGCAAGACCGTCGGCGACCGTCGGGAACTCGAACCCAGCGACGGGATCTATCAGCTCGACCGCGGCGGCTACATCGTCGAGTACGCCGACCGGGTCGTCATTCCGGATGGACACATCGGCTTTCTCCTCCCGCGGTCGTCGTTGCTCCGTAATTCGTGTATGCTCGATACGGCCGTCTGGGACGCCGGCTACGAGGGGCGAGGTGAGGGGTTACTGGAGGTCCACCATCCCATAGAACTCGAACAGGGCGCGCGGATCGCACAGCTCGTTCTCGCCGACGCCGCTCACGAGGGGACGTACGAGGGGTCGTATCAGGGTGAGAATCTCTGA
- a CDS encoding helix-turn-helix domain-containing protein, whose product MIVEFHIDAPLLQRTAETLSKAAIRIQRLHCESGDCRAVAWIGPVERPAIEANLAQDESITDYAHVAAEGDGHWYTLHTTDTIIDTIGEALLNADGFLLGAAQTGDDWVFRARFPEKSSVLSFRDVLVSSDINIDIQTITDDTEASPQFGVTDPQQEVLLLALNRGYFTVPRESSLSDLAAELGISSQAASERLRRGTRTLVQNTLAAPERPLVGSPPE is encoded by the coding sequence ATGATAGTAGAATTTCACATCGATGCCCCCCTCTTGCAGCGAACAGCTGAAACGCTGAGTAAAGCAGCGATACGGATACAGCGACTTCACTGCGAGAGTGGCGACTGCCGTGCCGTCGCCTGGATTGGCCCCGTCGAGCGGCCCGCCATCGAAGCGAATCTGGCCCAGGACGAGAGTATCACCGACTATGCCCACGTAGCGGCAGAAGGAGATGGTCACTGGTACACCCTGCATACAACTGACACGATAATCGATACGATCGGAGAAGCGTTGTTGAACGCGGACGGGTTCCTACTCGGTGCCGCACAGACCGGCGACGACTGGGTGTTTCGAGCCCGGTTCCCCGAGAAGAGTTCGGTGCTGTCGTTCCGTGACGTGCTCGTGTCCAGTGATATCAACATCGACATTCAGACCATCACCGACGACACGGAAGCCTCTCCCCAGTTCGGCGTGACGGATCCACAGCAAGAAGTACTGTTGCTCGCGCTCAACCGTGGCTACTTCACCGTCCCGCGAGAATCGTCCCTCTCGGACCTCGCCGCGGAGCTCGGGATCTCCAGTCAGGCCGCCTCGGAGCGGCTCCGGCGGGGGACGCGGACGCTGGTCCAGAACACACTGGCGGCCCCTGAGCGGCCGCTTGTCGGCTCACCGCCGGAGTAA
- a CDS encoding HalOD1 output domain-containing protein: protein MSSNEGTVYMLRNRATEGSDDWVSPEPAGDVIADAVIEATDLDADDIDGLDTYVDIESLRAVVTERTTESLTFGVEGHDVTITADGEVSVDS, encoded by the coding sequence ATGAGTTCGAACGAGGGGACTGTGTATATGTTGCGGAACCGGGCCACGGAGGGGTCCGACGACTGGGTCAGCCCCGAACCCGCAGGTGATGTTATTGCCGATGCGGTGATCGAAGCGACAGATCTAGATGCGGACGATATTGACGGACTGGATACGTACGTCGACATCGAGTCACTCCGTGCGGTCGTCACAGAGAGGACGACGGAGTCGCTCACGTTCGGTGTCGAAGGACACGACGTGACGATTACCGCTGACGGAGAGGTTTCTGTCGACAGTTGA
- a CDS encoding methylglyoxal synthase, which yields MTRVALIAHDDEKPEMIDLAQSYEATLSEFDLVGTGTTSKRIMAETDLTVERKESGPMGGDTQIGAEVAEGRMDGIVFLRDPLTAQPHEPDISALLRICDVHDVPLATTRTSAEYVLEGLVRDEADD from the coding sequence ATGACCCGCGTCGCACTCATCGCACACGACGACGAGAAGCCCGAGATGATCGACCTGGCACAGAGTTACGAAGCCACGCTGTCGGAGTTCGACCTGGTCGGGACCGGTACGACGAGCAAGCGCATCATGGCAGAGACCGATCTCACCGTCGAACGAAAGGAGAGCGGGCCGATGGGAGGCGACACGCAGATCGGCGCTGAGGTCGCCGAGGGCCGGATGGACGGCATCGTCTTCCTCCGGGACCCGCTGACGGCACAGCCCCACGAGCCGGACATCTCGGCACTCCTGCGTATCTGTGACGTCCACGACGTGCCGCTGGCGACGACGCGGACCTCGGCGGAGTACGTGCTGGAAGGGCTGGTCCGGGACGAAGCCGACGACTAG